A region of Dictyostelium discoideum AX4 chromosome 1 chromosome, whole genome shotgun sequence DNA encodes the following proteins:
- a CDS encoding RanBP2-type zinc finger, with the protein MSLPIRNSIKRYKEQLKKPLFKNEALYQLTKLYLSLENEINENELDECKDYFNQLKQSGVLKESQKELKEITIDFQTITKQYDLAEQSLQSAIKSYPDNLNFLLKNINLLSINKKYYEFFKSIKDSKIKYQRDLKYLNFIIKQIDNVAIKAIKESVEEIQANTMLLNDSMSYLNLITLKTEILDYIIRATIHNNLVSSNSSGSIDDIDDIGDYYGNNNFNQKLTRQLKEFKKQVKKIRELVSLYKEPITLSPSLEEFNERYFFYKGILIDYEYSNISNITTSISNIKNRQNPPFKSYLKSLQKDITKSSSSNMLEPIVKLSSEVSRQLFYSINRIIGDGNEIDLKLNFYASLNNNINMNLNIGDSGMYKYLDYLVSKFNSVSSPNDTDQLDTLFIESIEKNDFQYLLNNPLEFQRFISFSLWHINKTSSYTTLICWLDKIFNKFINRINFELQQLSSKSSSSTTTTTTSSSSHITLLHIIVYCINLIFETDYQQDYQQQQKQQQQQQQQQSYQLSSLEVYLDSTLNVPFLRNSLPWKIWNSMIYYSNLKPSSKINSTEIFSITTLSELLNGILKNGDHLHPLTCYKIAKDLPMITQHYQNEVDLSQTDIDISKIQATYYLITLRHITYLNQQRQQQQQDNNNNNDINNNNNNNNQIIQDKNFLKNIENTCNHCLSDLYKDKQNLKGALQYLLKVDTPIAYVETIYLCRDIIYNNKSNPAYTRPVIQSLITLMNQVWNKCQDFNANDLDYYQVDHDEYLNDIDASLEIITKLKDQYNFYDVPSTPSSSSLYTTPTKPTTVVPFSSIYGNNYNNNNNNNNNSLISSTPQRGRLSLPSTSTPLKVSMLSNSPNKSNNNNNNNNKQIQQSQQNKSDLPKFNVVEEEEEEEEVDINSFKDVFLQRRKERAELLKTLSNKRKALVCPQEFNKPLRSLDYVPPEGTVITKPTVVPTTTTSPIQTNSAFFGTTTPNSLLVNPVVPLPTTSTSPPSLFGVTTTTTTTSPTSLFGKTNTSPSSIFGTTPTSTSTSTAPLFGTSAPTSSLFGTTASSTPSTTATPATPFSTTATSTPSTTTTPATPFSTTATTTPNIFGSTLTTGLFGTKTPTSVSLPQSISTPTLADKTIKTEESTTSVSPPPPPPLPTKSNTPTKPATITPTTSNATSSSSSMSSIFANASVNASSMFGNTSSSSSIFGTPSSQTFGSISSPTSNLGSLFGGTKDFKPVETTTITTATSPPSISENKSTTTSDTNKPVETTTTTTATSPPSISENKPITTSDTNKPVETTTSNTLFGATTTTTGLFGLTKTSNTATGISLFGNSSSILNSSLLSKKDGSSDEDSDEDSDEQDSEEDSEEEKGKTTKSNSSLQRKKNEVSHKKDSKNRLQTLKDKISKKNNNNNTQKDIIKPQQQKQQTSQSSKNLSDDDQDEEYESQEEDENQDDDQANEEYDEDDYEEEDEDYEEDEEDEDEEEEEEEDYKEDPNKPKPTFLFGTSSTTSNPAQTTTPTTSTPTPSSSIFGQPPTSSSVFGSKPTVFGSASSNSSSVFGQTTTKPSTGSSVFGQNSSSVFGQTTTPSSGTGVFGQNSSSVFGQTSTGTGVFGQNSSSIFGQSNGVMGSTSTPSSTSIFGVKKSDELTKKTEESVKKTEESASSTTPSKLIWKCLCCENENSEKEKSCSVCMVPVPKNVKFESPASESNTKPSLIAPTAFGSNVTQTSTPLGKLIWKCLCCETENLEKETSCSVCMVPLPKNVKFESPASESNNKPSSLFAPTAFGGNAPPTTSTAVESSKLFGGGGITFNAPNIFGNNSNPSNLFGSGNNNSSSLFGGNSTTNPPPLFGNKSDVKTEESEKKAEASTPSPSTTSGKLIWKCLCCETENSEKEKSCSVCMVPVPKNVKFESPASESNTKSSLFAPTAFGGNAPPTTSTAVESSRLFGGGGGNGITFNAPNIFGNNNNPSNLFGNGNNNSSSLFGGNSTTNPPPLFGNKSDVKIQESEKKAEESEKKANESTPSPSTSTPSGKLIWKCLCCETENSEKEKSCSVCMVPVPKNVKFESPASESNTKSSLFAPTAFGGNAPPTSTAVDSSKLFGGGGGGSNTITFNAPNIFGNNNNNTSNLFGSGNSTSTPLFGTKPTETKAEVKAESKTESNVEETAPSSTSTPSGKLIWKCLCCETENSEKEKSCSVCMVPLPKNVKFESPASESNTKPSSLFAPTAFGGNAPPTSTAVESSKLFGGGGGNTFNAPNLFGNNNTSNLFGSGNSTSTPLFGTKQTEIKTEVKAESKIESKVEETAPSSTSTPSGKLIWKCLCCETENSEKEKSCSVCMVPLPKNVKFESPASESNTKPSSIFAPTAFGGNAPPTTSTAVDSSKLFGGGGSNTITFNAPTLFGNNNNSNPSNLFGSGNNNSSSLFGGNSTTIQPSQSLFGTKSTETKSDDPMSLKEMSNTIQDNDDQNSDSESHEELESGSEEEEEQQQQPKVTLLSSSFTPPSFAPPSFAPSSFAPSSFAPPSFAPPSFAPSSFAPSSFAPPSFAPPKPENTSTPTSSIFGSFSSQPSGGGISAFGPVSSNSSSPFGSGFGSASIPSFGQSQVNPLTINPTSTSPTAVFGGSTTSQFSSSSPAPIFGSTATIKTFGDLSKPSLSNNENKDQTSSSPSKPSPSPSNPTFESINKEKESVEDKNQEKDELKDEKDELKDENEKKDENEKKEETVESDKEKEKEETLEETKQSIESDKKEEKKEEKLEEIVQSDKEKEKEETLEETKQSIESDKKEDEKEEKLEEIVESDKEKEKEETLEETKQSIESDKKEDEKEEKLEEIVQSDKEKEKEETLEEIKQSIESESDKKEDEMEKVFSRIEETIKPNFFSTKEDEEEKGDELKDEKDENENEIESDNEKEKEETLEETKQSIESDKKEDEKEETLEEIVQSDKEKEKEETLEETKQPIETDKKEDEKENETEPEKHIDNEKKDENEKKNEDEKKEEETVESDQEKEKEETKQSIESESDKKEDEMEKEFSRIEETIKPNFFSTNKDEKDQETKEDNGNSDNNIDQETKENEKASKEIQDEEEEKEKEQEEPNLSLLSMDPVRCMSLSGLPIFDQTVKVEEEIEYEKDDGDDDDDDETIEKDSSSTTTSTTTTSTTTASTLTPQKPLFAPSSFAPPSFSLPTPTIQASSIFGSFSSQPSGGGISAFGPVSSNSSSSPFGSAFGSSFGSTTIPSFGQSQVNPLTINPTSTSPTPVFGGSTTSQFSSSSPAPIFGSTATIKTFGDLSKSSSSNNENKDQPSSSPSPSKPTSESTTKEEKVDIVEDKTDKIEENKEDSEDEKVITEDTNNQSEIKVEENKEENKEENKEENKEENKEEEKEEEKRIKQQQQSIESESDKRENEMEDKFSKIEELVKPDFIPCKVEEKLSEEQTKENIDNNDDNNTTSSIVVQENTTETISENDNDQSIQLDSNKQEIKKSIESESDKKEEVMEKNFTEIENLVKPNLMNSTQEEQQNQENKVEKEEENVNKTEEKEEDENLEKQNQTIEKENEEISELKDIQENNENNEESSTSSDGEESKSIKDVDTSYDDVD; encoded by the exons atgtcttTGCCAATtagaaattcaattaaaagatataaagA acaattaaaaaaaccattatttaaaaatgaagcATTATATCAATTAACTAAACTTTATTTATCATTAGagaatgaaattaatgaaaatgaattagaTGAATGTAAAGATtatttcaatcaattgaaacaatCTGGAGTATTAAAAGAGAgtcaaaaagaattaaaagagatTACCATTGATTTTCAAACAATAACAAAACAATACGATCTTGCAGAACAATCATTACAATCTGCTATCAAATCATATCCAGATAACTTAAATttcttattaaaaaatattaatcttttatcaataaataaaaaatattatga attctttaaatcaattaaagatagtaaaattaaatatcaaagagatttaaaatatttaaattttataatcaaaCAAATTGATAATGTAGCAATTAAAGCAATTAAAGAAAGTGTTGAAGAAATTCAAGCAAATACAAtgttattaaatgattcaatgagttatttaaatttaattacattAAAAACTGAAATTTTAGATTATATTATTAGAGCAACAATTCATAATAATTTGGTTAGTAGTAATAGCAGTGGTAgtattgatgatattgatgatattgGTGATTattatggtaataataattttaatcaaaaattaacaagacaattaaaagaatttaaaaaacaagtAAAGAAAATTAGAGAATTAGTATCACTTTATAAAGAGCCAATTacattatcaccatcattagaagaatttaatgaaagatatttcttttataaaggtattttaattgattatgaatattcaaatattagtaatatCACCACTTCAATTAGTAATATAAAGAATAGACAAAATCCACCTTTCAAAAGTTACTTAAAATCTTTACAAAAGGATATCACCAAatcgtcatcatcaaataTGCTTGAACCAATAGTTAAATTATCATCTGAAGTATCAAgacaattattttattcaattaatagaatcattggtgatggtaatgaaattgatttaaaacttAATTTCTATGCATCattaaataacaatatcaatatGAATCTCAATATTGGTGATAGTGGTATGTATaaatatttggattatttagTTTCAAAGTTTAATTCAGTTTCATCACCAAATGATACTGATCAATTGGATACACTTTtcattgaatcaattgaaaagaatgatttccaatatcttttaaataatccattAGAGTTTCAAcgttttattagttttagtTTATGGCATATCAATAAAACTTCAAGTTATACAACTTTAATTTGTTGGTtagataaaatttttaataaatttattaatagaattaattttgaattacaacaactttcttcaaaatcatcatcatcaactactactactactacttcctcttcttcacaTATTACTTTATTACATATTATAGTTTattgtattaatttaatatttgaaaccGATTATCAGCAagattatcaacaacaacaaaaacaacaacaacaacaacaacaacaacaaagttATCAATTATCAAGTTTAGAAGTTTATTTAGATTCAACATTGAATGTACCATTTTTAAGAAACTCATTACCATGGAAAATTTGGAAttcaatgatttattattcaaatttaaaaccatcatcaaaaattaattcaacagagatattttcaattacaaCCTTATCAGAGTTGTTAAATGGTATATTAAAGAATGGTGATCATCTTCATCCTTTAACTTGTTATAAGATTGCCAAAGATTTACCAATGATCACTCAACATTATCAAAACGAAGTCGATTTATCACAAACTGATATTGACATTTCAAAAATTCAAGCAACTTATTATCTTATAACTTTACGTCATATAacttatttaaatcaacaaagacaacaacaacaacaagataataacaataataatgatattaataataataataataataataatcaaataattcaagataaaaactttttaaaaaatattgaaaatacttGTAATCATTGTTTATCAGATCTTTATAAAgataaacaaaatttaaaaggaGCATTACAATATTTACTTAAAGTTGATACACCAATTGCTTATGTTGAAACCATTTATCTTTGTAGAGATatcatttataataataaatcaaatccTGCTTATACAAGACCAGTCATTCAATCTTTAATCACTTTAATGAACCAAGTTTGGAATAAATGTCAAGATTTCAATGCAAATGATTTGGATTACTATCAAGTAGATCAtgatgaatatttaaatgatattgatgcttctttagaaattattacaaaattaaaagatcaatataatttttatgatGTACCTTCCACaccttcatcatcttctttatACACAACACCTACTAAACCAACAACAGTTGTACCATTTTCTTCAATTTAtggtaataattataataataataacaataataataataatagtctTATTAGTAGTACACCACAGCGTGGAAGATTATCATTACCATCTACCAGTACACCATTAAAGGTTTCTATGCTTTCAAATTCACCaaacaaatcaaataataataataataataataataagcaaattcaacaatctcaacaaaataaatcaGATTTACCAAAATTCAATGTTGTagaggaagaggaagaagaggaagaagttgatataaattcatttaaagatGTATTTTTAcaaagaagaaaagaaagagcagaattattgaaaacattatcaaataaaagaaaagcATTGGTTTGTCCACAAGAATTCAATAAACCGTTGAGAAGTTTAGATTATGTCCCTCCGGAAGGAACTGTAATCACTAAACCAACAGTTGTtccaacaactacaacttctCCAATTCAAACTAATAGTGCTTTCTTTGGTACTACTACtccaaattctttattaGTAAATCCTGTTGTTCCATTaccaacaacttcaacttcaccaccatcattatttggagttactaccaccaccaccaccacatcACCAACAAGTTTATTTGGAAAAACAAATACATCACCATCCAGTATATTTGGTACAACTCCTACTTCAACCTCTACTTCAACTGCACCATTATTTGGTACTTCTGCTCCAACCTCATCATTATTTGGTACAACTGCTTCCTCCACCCCATCAACCACCGCTACTCCAGCCACACCATTCAGTACAACAGCTACTTCCACCCcatcaaccaccaccactccAGCCACACCATTCAGTACAACAGCTACAACCACTCCAAATATATTTGGTTCAACATTAACAACTGGCTTGTTTGGTACAAAAACACCAACCTCTGTTTCTTTACCACAATCAATATCCACTCCTACTTTAGCagataaaacaattaaaacagAAGAATCAACAACCTCTGTttctccaccaccaccaccaccattaccaacCAAATCCAATACTCCAACCAAACCAGCAACAATTacaccaacaacatcaaatgctacatcatcatcatcgtcaatGAGTTCAATATTTGCAAATGCATCAGTTAATGCCTCATCTATGTTTGGTAATACATCCTCATCAAGCTCAATTTTTGGTACTCCATCAAGTCAAACATTTGGatcaatttcatcaccaACTTCAAATTTAGGTTCATTATTTGGTGGtacaaaagattttaaaccaGTTGAAACTACAACAATTACTACAGCAActtcaccaccatcaatCTCAGAAAATAAATCAACCACTACATCAGATACAAACAAACCAGTTgaaactacaacaactactactgcaacatcaccaccatcaatcTCAGAAAATAAACCAATCACTACATCAGATACAAACAAACCAGTTGAGACTACAACATCAAATACACTATTTGGcgcaacaacaactacaactggTTTATTTGGTTTAACAAAAACATCAAATACAGCAACAggtatttcattatttggtaattcaTCATCCATTTTAAATAGTTCTTTGCTTTCAAAGAAAGATGGGTCAAGTGATGAAGATTCTGATGAAGATTCTGATGAACAAGATTCTGAAGAAGACtctgaagaagaaaaaggaAAAACCACTAAATCCAATAGTTCTCTTCAAAGAAAGAAGAATGAAGTCTCTCATAAGAAAGattctaaaaatagattacAAACCTTAAAGGataaaatttctaaaaaaaataataataataatactcaAAAGGATATTAtaaaaccacaacaacaaaaacaacaaacatCACAATCATCCAAAAATTTAAGTGACGATGATCAAGATGAAGAATATGAGAGccaagaagaagatgaaaatCAAGATGATGACCAAGCAAATGAAGAATATGATGAAGACGATTatgaagaagaggatgaagattatgaagaagatgaagaggaTGAAGACGAAGAGGAAGAGGAAGAGGAAGACTATAAGGAGGATccaaataaaccaaaaccaacatttttatttggcACGtcttcaacaacttcaaatCCAGCACAAACTACAACTCCAACCACTTCTACACCTACGCCCTCCTCTAGTATCTTTGGTCAACCACCAACTAGTAGTAGTGTTTTCGGTTCTAAACCAACCGTTTTTGGTTCAGCATCATCAAATAGTTCAAGTGTTTTCGGTCAAACTACAACAAAACCATCAACTGGTTCAAGTGTTTTTGGCCAAAATTCATCCAGTGTTTTTGGTCAAACTACTACACCATCAAGTGGAACAGGTGTTTTTGGCCAAAATTCATCCAGTGTTTTTGGTCAAACTTCCACGGGTACAGGTGTTTTTGGCCAAAATTCATCCAGCATTTTTGGTCAATCAAATGGGGTAATGGGTTCGACATCAACTCCATCCTCAACAAGTATTTTTGGTGTCAAGAAATCCGATGAACTTACAAAGAAGACTGAAGAATCTGTAAAGAAGACTGAAGAATCtgcatcatcaacaacaccaagTAAATTAATTTGGAAATGCTTGTGttgtgaaaatgaaaattcagaaaaagaaaaaagttgCTCAGTTTGTATGGTTCCAGTTCCAAAGaatgttaaatttgaatcaCCAGCTTCTGAATCAAATACTAAACCATCATTAATCGCTCCAACTGCATTTGGTAGTAATGTTACACAAACTTCAACCCCATTAGGTAAATTAATTTGGAAATGTTTATGTTGTGAAActgaaaatttagaaaagGAAACAAGTTGCTCCGTTTGTATGGTTCCATTACCAAAGaatgttaaatttgaatcaCCAGCTTctgaatcaaataataaaccatcatcattatttgcTCCAACTGCATTTGGTGGCAATGCACCaccaacaacttcaactGCTGTTGaatcttcaaaattatttggcGGCGGTGGTATTACTTTCAATGCACCAAATATATTCGGTAACAATAGTAATCCATCAAACTTATTTGGCAGTGGTAATAACAATTCTTCATCACTATTTGGTGGTAATTCAACAACCAATCCTCCTCCATTATTTGGAAATAAATCTGATGTCAAAACTGAGGAATCAGAAAAGAAGGCTGAAGCATCTActccatcaccatcaaccaCATCAGGTAAATTAATTTGGAAATGTTTATGTTGTGAAACTGAAAATTCAGAAAAGGAAAAGAGTTGTTCAGTTTGTATGGTTCCAGTTCCAAAGAATGTCAAATTTGAATCACCAGCTTCTGAATCAAATAccaaatcatcattattcgCTCCAACTGCATTTGGTGGCAATGCACCACCAACTACTTCAACTGCTGTTGAATCTTCAAGGCTATTCGGTGGCGGTGGCGGTAATGGTATTACTTTCAATGCACCAAATATATTcggtaacaataataatccatCAAACTTATTTGGAAATGGTAATAACAATTCTTCATCACTATTTGGTGGTAATTCAACAACCAATCCTCCTCCATTATTTGGAAATAAATCTGATGTTAAAATTCAGGAATCTGAAAAGAAGGCTGAGGAATCCGAAAAGAAGGCTAATGAATCTActccatcaccatcaacatcaaccCCATCAGGTAAATTAATTTGGAAATGTTTATGTTGTGAAACTGAAAATtcagaaaaagaaaaaagctGCTCCGTTTGTATGGTTCCAGTTCCAAAGAATGTCAAATTTGAATCACCAGCTTCTGAATCAAATAccaaatcatcattattcgCTCCAACTGCATTTGGTGGTAATGCACCACCAACTTCAACCGCTGTTGACTCTTCAAAATTATtcggtggtggtggtggcggCAGTAATACTATTACTTTCAATGCACCAAATATTTTTggtaacaataacaataatacatCAAACTTATTTGGCAGTGGAAATAGTACATCAACACCATTATTTGGAACTAAACCAACTGAAACTAAAGCTGAAGTTAAAGCTGAATCCAAAACTGAATCTAATGTTGAAGAAACTGCtccatcatcaacatcaacccCATCAGGTAAATTAATTTGGAAATGTTTATGTTGTGAAACTGAAAATtcagaaaaagaaaaaagctGCTCCGTTTGTATGGTCCCATTACCAAAGAATGTCAAATTTGAATCACCAGCTTCTGAATCAAATACTAAACCATCATCACTATTCGCTCCAACTGCATTTGGTGGTAATGCACCACCAACTTCAACCGCTGTTGAATCTTCAAAACTATTCGGTGGTGGCGGCGGTAATACTTTCAATGCACCAAATCTTTTTGGTAACAATAATACATCAAACTTATTTGGCAGTGGTAATAGTACATCAACACCATTATTTGGAACTAAACAAACTGAAATTAAAACTGAAGTTAAAGCTGAATCCAAAATTGAATCTAAAGTTGAAGAAACTGCtccatcatcaacatcaactcCATCAGGTAAATTAATTTGGAAATGTTTATGTTGTGAAACTGAAAATtcagaaaaagaaaaaagctGCTCCGTTTGTATGGTCCCATTACCAAAGAATGTCAAATTTGAATCACCAGCTTCTGAATCAAATACTAAACCATCATCAATATTTGCTCCAACTGCATTTGGTGGCAATGCACCaccaacaacttcaactGCTGTTGACTcttctaaattatttggtGGTGGCGGCAGTAATACTATTACTTTCAACGCACCAACTTTATTCggtaacaataacaatagtaatccATCAAACTTATTTGGCAGTGGTAATAACAATTCTTCATCACTATTTGGTGGCAATTCAACAACCATCCAACCATCGCAATCATTATTTGGAACTAAGTCAACTGAAACCAAATCTGATGACCCAATGTCGCTTAAAGAAATGTCAAATACAATTCAAGATAATGATGATCAAAATTCAGATTCAGAATCACATGAAGAATTAGAATCAGGAtcagaagaagaagaagaacaacaacaacaaccaaaagtTACATTgttatcatcttcatttaCTCCCCCATCATTTGCTCCTCCATCATTTGCTCCATCATCATTTGCTCCATCATCATTTGCTCCTCCATCATTTGCTCCTCCATCATTTGCTCCATCATCATTTGCTCCATCATCATTTGCTCCTCCATCATTTGCTCCTCCAAAACCTGAAAAtacatcaacaccaacatcatcaaTCTTTGGATCATTTAGTTCTCAAccaagtggtggtggtatttcAGCATTTGGACCAGTTTCTAGTAATTCATCATCTCCATTTGGAAGTGGTTTCGGTTCAGCATCAATACCATCATTTGGACAATCTCAAGTTAACCCATTAACAATCAATCCAACCTCAACTTCTCCAACAGCCGTATTTGGAGGTTCAACTACTTCTCAAttctcatcatcatcaccagcaCCAATTTTTGGTTCAACTGCAACTATTAAAACATTTGGCGATTTATCGAAACCATCcttatcaaataatgaaaataaagaccaaacttcatcatcaccttcaaaaccatcaccatcaccatcaaatcCAACTTTTGAATCTATtaacaaagaaaaagaaagtgTTGAGGATAAAAACCAAGAAAAAGATGAgttaaaagatgaaaaagatgaattaaaagatgaaaatgaaaagaaagatgaaaatgaaaagaaagaagaaaCTGTCGAATCAgacaaagaaaaagaaaaagaagaaacaTTAGAAGAAACTaaacaatcaattgaatctgataaaaaagaagagaaaaaagaagaaaaattaGAAGAAATTGTTCAATCAgacaaagaaaaagaaaaagaagaaactTTGGAAGAAACTaaacaatcaattgaatctgataaaaaagaagatgaaaaagaagaaaagttagaagaaattgttgaatcagacaaagaaaaggaaaaagaagaaactTTAGAAGAAACCaaacaatcaattgaatctgataaaaaagaagatgaaaaagaagaaaaattaGAAGAAATTGTTCAATCAGACaaagaaaaggaaaaagaagaaactTTAGAAGAAATCaaacaatcaattgaatctgaatctgataaaaaagaagatgaaaTGGAAAAAGTATTTTCAAGAATTGAAGAAACTATAAAAccaaactttttttcaaCCAAAGAAGATGAGGAAGAAAAGGGTGATGAgttaaaagatgaaaaagatgaaaatgagAATGAAATAGAATCAGacaatgaaaaagaaaaagaagaaacaTTAGAAGAAACTaaacaatcaattgaatctgataaaaaagaagatgaaaaagaagaaacaTTAGAAGAAATTGTTCAATCAgacaaagaaaaagaaaaagaagaaactTTAGAAGAAACTAAACAACCAATTGAAActgataaaaaagaagatgaaaAAGAGAATGAAACAGAACCAGAAAAAcatattgataatgaaaagaaagatgaaaatgaaaagaaaaatgaagatgaaaagaaagaagaagaaacTGTTGAATCAGaccaagaaaaagaaaaagaagaaactaaacaatcaattgaatctgaatctgataaaaaagaagatgaaatggaaaaagaattttcaaGAATTGAAGAAACTATAAAAccaaactttttttcaaccaataaagatgaaaaagatCAAGAAACCAAAGAAGATAATGGCAACAGTGACAACAACATTGACCAAGAAAccaaagaaaatgaaaaagctAGTAAAGAAATccaagatgaagaagaagaaaaagaaaaagaacaagaagaacCAAATCTTTCATTATTGTCAATGGATCCAGTTAGATGTATGTCATTAAGTGGTTTACCAATCTTTGACCAAACTGTTAAAGTAGAGGAAGAGATCGAATATGAAaaagatgatggtgatgatgatgatgatgatgaaacaaTCGAAAAAGATTCATCGTCAACTACTACttctactactacaactagTACTACAACTGCATCAACACTTACTCCCCAAAAGCCATTGTTTGCACCATCATCATTTGCACcaccatcattttcattaccaacaccaactaTTCAAGCTTCATCAATCTTTGGATCATTTAGTTCTCAAccaagtggtggtggtatttcAGCATTTGGACCAGTTTCTAGTAATTCATCATCGTCTCCATTTGGAAGTGCATTTGGAAGCTCATTCGGTTCAACAACAATTCCATCATTTGGACAATCTCAAGTTAATCCATTAACAATCAATCCAACCTCAACTTCTCCAACACCAGTATTTGGAGGTTCAACTACCTCTCAAttctcatcatcatcaccagcaCCAATTTTCGGCTCAACTGCAACTATTAAAACATTTGgtgatttatcaaaatcatcctcatcaaataatgaaaataaagaccaaccatcatcatcaccatcaccatcaaaacCAACTTCTGAATCTACCactaaagaagaaaaagttgatattgttgaagATAAAACCGATAAAAtagaagaaaataaagaagataGTGAAGATGAAAAAGTTATCACTGAAGACACAAATAATCAAAGTGAAATAAAAGTcgaagaaaataaagaagaaaataaagaagaaaataaagaagaaaataaagaagaaaataaagaagaagaaaaagaagaagagaaaagaattaaacaacaacaacaatctatTGAATCTGAGTCTGATAAAAGAGAAAATGAAATGGAGgataaattttcaaagattGAAGAACTAGTTAAACCAGACTTTATTCCTTGTAAAGTTGAAGAAAAATTATCTGAGGAACAAACTAAAGAAAacattgataataatgatgataataatacaaccTCATCAATTGTTGTTCAAGAAAATACCACAGAAACTATCtctgaaaatgataatgatcaATCAATCCAACTCGATTCCAATAAacaagaaatcaaaaaatcaatCGAATCTGAATctgataaaaaagaagaagtaATGGAAAAGAATTTTACAGAGATTGAAAATTTAGtaaaaccaaatttaatgaaCTCAACTcaagaagaacaacaaaatcaagaGAACAAAgtagaaaaagaagaagaaaatgttaataaaactgaagaaaaagaagaggatgaaaatttggaaaaacaaaatcaaaccattgaaaaagaaaatgaggAAATTtcagaattaaaagatatccaagaaaataatgaaaataatgaagaatcCTCAACCTCTTCCGACGGTGaagaatcaaaatcaattaaagatgtCGATACATCTTATGATGATGTCGATTAA